A section of the Echeneis naucrates chromosome 12, fEcheNa1.1, whole genome shotgun sequence genome encodes:
- the LOC115052123 gene encoding inactive phospholipid phosphatase 7-like, whose translation MPSSYNMRSRARERNSVLSRPEFLSLNHQPLRGGGGGGGGGGPSESRGSARRPSQNKHQISQQSEEPTDSGSKDRREPGRMPEEDCMQLNPSFKGIAMNSLLAIDICLSKRMGVCAYTSSPWGGCRSMVTLLALTGHGITWIIGTIVCLTRSNTLAGQEVLVNLLLALILDVMTVAGVQRLVKRRGPWEMTPGFLDCIAMDFYSFPAAHASRAAMVSKFLLSHLVLAVPLRILLVLWAVLVGMSQVLLGKHHLTDMVCGFALGMFHFSLMETVWLSSSTCQTLISISTLSWSPFF comes from the exons ATGCCCTCGAGTTATAACATGAGATCCAGGGCGCGGGAGAGAAACAGCGTCCTGAGCAGACCTGAGTTCCTGTCCTTGAACCACCAGCCCCTGCGcggcggcggaggaggaggaggaggcggcggccCCTCCGAGAGCCGAGGCAGCGCACGGCGACCGAGTCAAAACAAGCACCAAATCAGCCAGCAGAGCGAAGAACCTACCGACAGTGGCagcaaagacaggagagagcCCGGCAGGATGCCAGAGGAAGACTGCATGCAGCTGAACCCTTCATTCAAGGGAATCGCGATGAATTCCCTCCTCGCCATTGACATCTGTCTGTCCAAGCGCATGGGGGTGTGCGCCTACACGTCGTCCCCGTGGGGAGGCTGCCGCTCCATGGTCACTCTGTTGGCGCTCACTGGGCACGGCATCACGTGGATCATTGGCACGATCGTGTGTCTCACACGGAGTAATACTCTGGCTGGACAAGAGGTCCTGGTCAACTTGCTGCTTG CGCTCATCCTTGATGTCATGACTGTGGCCGGAGTTCAGAGACTTGTGAAGCGCAGGGGACCCTGGGAGATGACGCCAGGCTTTCTGGACTGCATCGCCATGGACTTCTACTCCTTCCCAGCTGCTCACGCCAGCCGAGCCGCTATGGTCTCTAAGTTCCTGCTGTCCCACCTGGTCCTGGCCGTGCCGCTTCGCATCCTGTTGGTGCTGTGGGCCGTTCTGGTGGGAATGTCACAGGTGCTTCTGGGGAAGCATCACCTAACTGATATGGTGTGTGGCTTTGCACTGGGCATGTTCCACTTTAGCTTGATGGAGACAGTGTGGCTGTCATCAAGCACCTGTCAGACTCTTATTTCCATAAGCACACTCAGCTGGAGTCCCTTTTTCTGA